Part of the Propioniciclava sp. MC1595 genome is shown below.
GTAGGCGGTGGCGCCCTTGGTGTCGCGGGTGGCGAACAGCAGGGCGTTCACCTCGGCGTGGATGGCGATGCAGAAGCCGGGGGTCCCGGGACGGTCGTAGTCGCCCAGGCCCGGCACGGCGTCGTAGCCGAGCTGCCCGCGCGGGCAGGCCCCCTCGAGGCAGTCCGGCCGCCCCGGCGCGGCCCCGTTGTAGCCGGTGGCGATGATCCGCCGCTCGTGGACCAGCACGGCGCCGACCCGGCGCCGGGTGCACTTGGCCCTCCGGGCGACCGCGTCCGCGATCCCCAGGAAGTAGTCGTCCCACCCGGGCA
Proteins encoded:
- a CDS encoding cytidine/deoxycytidylate deaminase family protein, giving the protein MDDGVTVPGWDDYFLGIADAVARRAKCTRRRVGAVLVHERRIIATGYNGAAPGRPDCLEGACPRGQLGYDAVPGLGDYDRPGTPGFCIAIHAEVNALLFATRDTKGATAYITDPPCPGCRKALAAAGIVRAVWPGGSHDADGLVDWAGSDR